Proteins from a single region of Pirellulales bacterium:
- a CDS encoding S1/P1 nuclease, producing MPQIPSCNLAYPRKILMGVLFCLIASGIFCQPVFAWTDAGHKIIASLAYRQLSPAQRSKLVEILRSHPRYAEDFAAQIPVELADAPDEELAEWHLQQAAIWPDIARDLPEQIRPRFNKPFWHWVNHPLFLTSADRQKLEPTLQINLQTAPPSVDAAAATLDQMNIIQALAWSRRTLADNNAPAADRATAITWLFHLTGDSHQPLHSTAIFTPRLFPAGDRGGNLISTGQRTNLHFVWDALKGERLTLREARNKALGMISTPAQQAVGLVAAAQLDHEIWLKESHILAKTAVYDSVVLGHIRAFEANPAAEKLEPLVLPTEYLQTAGQIAELRLIQAGYRLGAVVAECLGE from the coding sequence ATGCCACAAATTCCGTCGTGCAACCTCGCCTATCCCCGGAAAATTTTAATGGGGGTGCTGTTTTGTCTGATCGCAAGCGGGATTTTTTGCCAACCCGTTTTTGCGTGGACGGACGCCGGACACAAAATCATCGCCTCGTTGGCGTATCGTCAATTGTCCCCCGCCCAACGTTCAAAGCTGGTTGAGATTTTGCGTTCCCATCCGCGGTATGCCGAGGACTTTGCCGCGCAAATTCCCGTGGAGTTGGCGGATGCCCCGGACGAGGAATTGGCCGAATGGCATCTGCAACAAGCCGCTATCTGGCCGGATATCGCGCGGGACCTGCCGGAGCAAATCCGCCCCCGATTCAACAAGCCATTTTGGCATTGGGTGAATCATCCCCTCTTTTTGACCAGCGCGGACCGGCAAAAATTGGAGCCAACCTTGCAAATTAATCTGCAAACAGCCCCGCCTTCCGTGGATGCCGCGGCCGCGACGCTCGACCAAATGAACATCATCCAGGCACTTGCCTGGTCGCGACGAACGCTGGCGGATAACAACGCCCCCGCGGCCGACCGAGCCACGGCGATCACTTGGCTGTTTCACCTGACCGGCGATAGCCATCAACCGCTGCACTCCACCGCGATCTTTACTCCCCGTTTGTTTCCCGCCGGAGATCGCGGCGGCAACCTGATCTCCACCGGACAACGCACCAATTTGCACTTTGTCTGGGATGCGCTCAAAGGAGAACGCCTGACCCTGCGCGAAGCCCGCAATAAAGCCCTGGGCATGATCAGCACGCCCGCCCAACAAGCGGTGGGCCTGGTGGCGGCGGCGCAGTTGGATCATGAAATCTGGCTGAAAGAAAGCCATATTTTGGCCAAAACCGCCGTCTATGACTCCGTGGTGCTGGGGCATATCCGCGCGTTTGAGGCAAATCCCGCCGCTGAAAAACTAGAACCATTGGTCCTGCCAACGGAATACCTGCAAACGGCGGGACAGATTGCCGAATTGCGGCTCATCCAGGCCGGTTACCGCCTGGGTGCGGTCGTGGCCGAGTGCCTCGGTGAGTAG